The Actinomycetes bacterium genome includes the window GCGATGCGCACCTCGGCCGTCGACTCGGTCGTGACGATGGAGCTGATCGACGACCTCTACCGGGCAGCCGGGATGCAGCCGAGGAGCGGGGCGGCATGACGGTGCGGGTCGGCGTCGTGGGCGTCGGCAACATCGGCACGTCGCACGCGCTGAACCTGGCCCGGGTGGTGTCCGGCTCGGCGGTCAGCGTCCTGTTCGACGCCGACGCGGACCGGGCCGCTGCGCTGGCGGCCGATCTCGGCGCGCGCAGCGTGCCCACGGTGCCCGCGGTGTTCCAGGCCGACGACGTCGACGCCGTCCTGCTCGCGTCGCCCGACGGCGTCCACGCCGAGCAGCTCCTGCTCGGGCTGCCCGCCGGCAAGCCGGTGCTCTGCGAGAAGCCGCTGGCCACGACCGAGGCGGACGCCCGCGCCGTGCTCGACGCCGAGGTGGCGCGCGGGCAGCGGCTCGTCCAGCTGGGCTTCATGCGCCGCTTCGACCCCGGCTACGTCCAGCTCAAGCAGGAGCTCACCGCGGAGGGCATCGGCGAGCCGCTGGTCGTGCACAACGTGCACCGCAACACCAGCGCGCCCTACGGCCTGGAGACCGAGCGGACGTTGACCAACATGGTCGTGCACGAGCTCGACATCTGCCGCTGGCTGCTCGACGAGGAGTACGCCTCCGTGATGGTGGTGGCCGGGCGCCCCGGTCCGCTCACCCCCGGCGGGCAGCACGACCCGATCCTGGTGGTGCTGCGCTCCGCCAGCGGCGTCGTGGTGGAGGTCGAGGCCTTCGCCAACGCGCAGTACGGCTACGAGGTCGTCTGCCGGGTGACCGGCTCGCACGGGCAGGCGGTGCTGGGGGACGGGGCGTTCATCACCCGCTCCAAGGCCTTCGCGCGCGGCGTCGACCTGCCGGAGCTGTGGCTCGGCCGCTTCGCCGAGGCCTACCGCCTGCAGCTGCAGGGCTGGGTGGACGCGCTGCACGGTGGTCACGCCTTCCCCGGCGCGACCGCGTGGGACGGCTTCGCGGCGACCGTCGTCGCCTCCTGCGCGGTGGAGGCCTACCGCACCGGGGGCTGGGTCGACGTGGTGCTGCCCCCGCGGCCGGAGCTCTACTCCGGGGCGGCTGTCGGAGTCTCTTCCTAGGCTGGTCCCATGACGACCCTCGACGACCGCCCCGGCACCGCGCTGCTCGTCATCGACGTGCAGCAAGGCAACACCTCGGGCGCCTACGAGCGCGACCTGGTGATCGGCAACATCCAGGCCTTGCTCGCGAAGGCCCGCGCCGAGGACGTGTCCGTGGTGTGGGTGCAGCACAACGACCCGGAGAACATGCCGAAGGGCTCACCCCAGTGGGAGTACGCGCCCGAGCTGGTCCGGCTGGACGACGAGCCGCTGGTCCACAAGCAGTACGCCGACTCCTTCGAGGACACCGACCTCGAGGAGCGGCTCGCCGAGCGCGGCGTCGGCCGGCTGGTTGTCACCGGTGCCCAGACCGAGGAGTGCATCCGCGGCACCCTGCACGGTGCCCTTGTGCGCGGGTACGACGCCACGCTGGTCGCCGACGCGCACACCACCGAGGACATGCGCGAGTGGGGCTTCCCGGTCGGTCCGGCCGAGTCGATCGCCTACACCAACACGTACTGGAGCTGGGCGTCGGCGCCCGGGCGCAAGGGCGAGGTGACCCCGACCTCCGAGGTCGACTTCACCCGGTAGGTCAGGCGGCGCGGAGCCGGAGACGCGTGTCCACGACATGGCCGCTGCAGTAGAAGCCGCCGTCGGTGCAGCCCATGGCGGACCACGAGCTGGCAGCCGTCGCCTCCTTGTACGCGCCCTCGTCCGGCACGACTGGGCGTCCTCCGCCTCCGTGCACCGGTGACCGCGCCGCGGGACGACCTTGATCGCCACAGGGATCAGGCTCTGCCATGCTCGCCGGGTGGACCGCTTCGCCGCCCGTCGTCTCCTGCTCGCCGCCGCCGTCCTCTGCCTCGGCCTGGCGCTTGCCGGTGGTCCGCCAGGTGCGGCCTCCGCCGCCAGGAGCAGCCGCGCGCCGGACGTCGTCATCGACCCTGCCGCGCTGCCGCCGGGGCCAGGCACGACGCTGGTGCACACCGATGGCCGCGACATCGTGGTCCGGACCGGGGACCAGGACGGCTACAAGGTCATCAGGCCGGACCTTCCCGGCCGTCCCCGGCTGGTCGGCACCACGGATCGCGGGTACGTCGTCACGACGACCCGGGCCTCGGACGGCGCATCGACCCTGTGGCTCGTGCGTCTCGACGGCACCGTCAGGACGATCCGCCGGCTGCCGTCGGCGGCGACGGCGCCGCGGCTCTCGCCGGACGGCACCATGCTGGCCTGGACCGTCCACGGCCGGGAGCGCACCAGGCTGGTGGCTGCCCACGTCCGCGACGGTTCGCTGATCGGCAGCGTCTGGCGGAAGGGCTACCTCGACGTCGCGGACGTCGGGCGCCGGATCCTGGTGACCGGCTTCCAGCCCTCCCGCACCTTGTGGTTCCGGCCGGGAGCCGCGTCGACCGACCTCCTGTTCCGCAAGCGCATGCTGCAGGCGGACATCCGTGCCGACCGGGCGGTGGTGGCGGTGAAGGACCAGGACGACGGATTCGACGGGATGTGCCTCTCCTACCGCGAGCTGCGCGATCCTTCGACGCGGTTCTGGCGCAGCTGCACCGACGTGCCGCTGACCTTCTCCACCGACCGCGCCCACATGGTCACCACGGACATCCGGTCCGACGGCATAGGGCCCAGCTACCTGGAGATCCGCGACGCCGTCACCAGCACCGCCCTGGCGCGCTACACGACTCCCGGCGGATACTTCGGCGACCCGGTCTGGGAGGACGCGGACTCGTTCGTCGTCCGGGTCTGGGCCGGCGGCCACGCCGCCATGGTCCGGATCACCACCGCCGGCATCGTCGAGCGGGTCTCGCGGGTGGCCGAGGTGGAGGCCGACAACTTCCGCGCGCTCTGGTGGACCTTCGCCGAGGAGTAGCCGCGAGTGGTCGGCATGGATTGGTGGAGGTGGCGGGAATCGAACCCGCGTCCTTCGGTGCGGAGCCAGGGCTTCTCCGGGCGCAGCCTGCAGCTGATTTTCTCGGCCCCAGCAGTCACGCAGGCGAGCTGCTGACGGGCCCAGTCGCTGTGAGGTTTCCCGCTCGGTCCCGCGACCGGACCGAGCGGTGGAGCCTTCTAGCTGATGCCAGACACCGGGCCGAAGGCACTCCCGGGCTGACAGCCTGCTCTGGCGCTACTTAGGCAGCGAGAGCGTAGGCGCGCTGATTGGAATCGGCGCTTGTTGGTTTGCCGGGCATGGTTTCCGAGATCATCCCGGCCATCCTCGGCCCGCTTCCCCTGGCACGACATCCGAAGTCGAGACCATTCACCCCCATGTTCAGTTGTGCCCCCATCCTAACGCGAGCCGTCCGCACCTCCTTCCCGGTTTCCCGTCGGGCCTCCGGCTGCCGATGGCCTTGCCAGGCCGGGTGCATGACTTCCACCCGCTGGGTAAGGGGCGGCGGATGAGTGCCTCAGACGCCCCGACCCGCACGATCGGCGGCCGCTACCGGCTGGACAAGTCCATCGGCAGCGGCGGGATGGGCACCGTGTGGGCCGGCACCGACGAGCTGCTCGGTCGTGCGGTCGCCGTGAAGGAGGTCCGCTTCCCGCCGGAGGTCGGCGAGAAGGAGCAGGCCGAGCTGCGCGAGCGGACGATGCGCGAGGCCCGGGCGACTGCGCGGCTCAGCCACCCCAACGTGGTCACCACCTACGACGTCGTCGAGGAGGACGGCCGCCCCTACATCGTCATGGAGCTGCTGCCCACCCGCAGCCTGAGCACCGTGCTGCGCGAGGACGGGCCGCTCCCGCCGCACCGGGTGGCCCAGATCGGCCTCGAGATGCTCGGCGCGCTCGAGATCTCGCACCAGGAAGGCGTGGTCCACCGTGACGTGAAGCCGGGCAACGTCCTGCTGACGGCCGAGGGCCGCGCGGTGCTGACCGACTTCGGCATCGCGACGATGGCTGGCGACCCCGCGCTCACGTCGACCGGCGTCGTGCTGGGCTCCCCGTCGTACATGTCGCCGGAGCAGGCGCGCGGCAAGCGGCCCGGCGCCGTCGCCGACCTGTGGTCGCTCGGCGCGACGCTCTACGCCGCGGTCGAGGGGCGGCCGCCCTTCGACGCGGACAACGCACTGGCCACGCTGACCGCCGTGATCTCCGACCCGGTCCCGACGCCTCGTGTAGAGGGCCCGCTGCGCGAGGCGATCCTTGGTCTGCTCACCAAGGACCCGGACGAGCGCATCGACATCCCGACCGCGCGTGCGCTGCTCACCAAGGCCGCTGCCGACCGCTCGACCGCTGCGACGGCGGTGCCCGCCGCTGCGGCGATCGCTCTCGACCGGGCCGGACGTACGGAGGCGCTCCCCGTCGCCGGCGCCCCCACCGCAGCTCCGCCCCCGCCGAGGGACGGGCCGCGCACGACCTACGAGAGCGAGTACGCCCCCCAGCGCAGGCGATCGGCTGGCCTGCTGGCCGCCCTCTTGGTCGCGATGCTGCTGATCGGTGGCCTGGTCGGCTTCGCCCTGCTCGACGACGACGGCGGCGGCGAGGACCCGCGGGCCGAGCCGAAGCAGACGCCGTCGTCGGCCTCGGCACCCCAGACCACCGCGCAGGAGTCGACCAGCTCGGCGCCGGAGACAACCCCGGAGGAGCAGCCGGCCGGTGTCCCGGACGGCTACCAGGTCTACGAGGACGCCTCAGGCTTCTCGCTGGCCGTCCCGCAGGGCTGGCAGGCCGAGCAGTCCAGCGCCACCGCCGTCGACATCAAGGAGCCGGGCACCTCGCGGTTCATCCGGATCGACCAGACCGACCAGCCCAAGGGTGACCCCAAGAAGGACTGGGAGCGGCAGGAGGAGTCGGTCAGCGCCCGGCTGCCCAACTACCAGCGGATCAGCATCGAGACGGTCGACTACAACGACTGGAAGGCCGCCGACTGGGAGTTCACCTTCGGCAGTGGCACGCACGTGCGCAACCGCGGTGTCGTCACCGACAAGGACCACGGCTACGCCATCTACCTGTCGACCCCCGAGGCCGACTGGTCGGCGAGCCAGGACGTCTGGCAGGTCGCGGTCGACAGCTTCCAGCCGGC containing:
- a CDS encoding Gfo/Idh/MocA family oxidoreductase; translated protein: MTVRVGVVGVGNIGTSHALNLARVVSGSAVSVLFDADADRAAALAADLGARSVPTVPAVFQADDVDAVLLASPDGVHAEQLLLGLPAGKPVLCEKPLATTEADARAVLDAEVARGQRLVQLGFMRRFDPGYVQLKQELTAEGIGEPLVVHNVHRNTSAPYGLETERTLTNMVVHELDICRWLLDEEYASVMVVAGRPGPLTPGGQHDPILVVLRSASGVVVEVEAFANAQYGYEVVCRVTGSHGQAVLGDGAFITRSKAFARGVDLPELWLGRFAEAYRLQLQGWVDALHGGHAFPGATAWDGFAATVVASCAVEAYRTGGWVDVVLPPRPELYSGAAVGVSS
- a CDS encoding cysteine hydrolase family protein; this translates as MTTLDDRPGTALLVIDVQQGNTSGAYERDLVIGNIQALLAKARAEDVSVVWVQHNDPENMPKGSPQWEYAPELVRLDDEPLVHKQYADSFEDTDLEERLAERGVGRLVVTGAQTEECIRGTLHGALVRGYDATLVADAHTTEDMREWGFPVGPAESIAYTNTYWSWASAPGRKGEVTPTSEVDFTR
- a CDS encoding serine/threonine-protein kinase, yielding MSASDAPTRTIGGRYRLDKSIGSGGMGTVWAGTDELLGRAVAVKEVRFPPEVGEKEQAELRERTMREARATARLSHPNVVTTYDVVEEDGRPYIVMELLPTRSLSTVLREDGPLPPHRVAQIGLEMLGALEISHQEGVVHRDVKPGNVLLTAEGRAVLTDFGIATMAGDPALTSTGVVLGSPSYMSPEQARGKRPGAVADLWSLGATLYAAVEGRPPFDADNALATLTAVISDPVPTPRVEGPLREAILGLLTKDPDERIDIPTARALLTKAAADRSTAATAVPAAAAIALDRAGRTEALPVAGAPTAAPPPPRDGPRTTYESEYAPQRRRSAGLLAALLVAMLLIGGLVGFALLDDDGGGEDPRAEPKQTPSSASAPQTTAQESTSSAPETTPEEQPAGVPDGYQVYEDASGFSLAVPQGWQAEQSSATAVDIKEPGTSRFIRIDQTDQPKGDPKKDWERQEESVSARLPNYQRISIETVDYNDWKAADWEFTFGSGTHVRNRGVVTDKDHGYAIYLSTPEADWSASQDVWQVAVDSFQPATG